From Paenibacillus graminis:
GTTCGCGTTCCCGGAATGTCAGGGTAGGGTTATCCAGACCCATCACATCATCAGAGATACGCTTATGAATATCAAGGATCGCCCGTCGCATGGCTTCCGTAGGGTGAGCCGTCATGACCAGCTCCAAAGACAGGCCGTTCATGATCTCATGAACATCCTCGTGTGAGAAATCCCGTTCGCGGAGCTCCTGAATCGCGCTTTCGATAGAACCAGGCTGTACAGTCTCCCCGGCTGAACGTTCGTAGTCGCGTTTTCGGCGAATCCGGTGATTCTGCTCGGCAATGTTCACCAATTGAAAATAAATAGCGAACGCCCGTATCACCTGGTGTCGATTCTCAGGATCAAGTGAATTGATTAGCTCCTTGAATTCATTGTGCAGTTCAGGCAAAAACAATGAGCGCAGCGATTTGCTGGTTTCGCGGATCTTCTCTACGATCTCCAGCAGTTCGTTGCCGCCTTGGTGAACCAAGACTTCGCCCAAAATATTCCCCAGGAACCGTACGTCTCGCCGCAGCAGATTGTTAGAGTTGCTTTTGCTGACGGCAGTCGTAAGTTCGGTCATGCTGCTCCCCCCATCCTCTTTCCGGATCAATGCTTTTAACATTGTCTATTTGATGCTTTCCTCATATCATACAATAAAACTGCCCGGAAATCTCCAACTTCATTGCGCTGTAAAGCGATACAGCAATTAAGATTATACACCAATCCGTCTATATATGCAGTCTCAAAAAAAATATGTATCTCTTCCTATTTATAATGCCTGATCTGCGTCGGGTTTATGTAGTTTTTGTGTGATAATATATCACGCAGGAACACAAAAAAAGCCGACTCCAAGGAGCCGGCTGTCAATTAAATTCACGTATTATTTTTTGGTGGTTCCCGGGCGATCGTTGAAGGCTAATTCGAATAAACCTGTCGCGGATAATCCGGCGAGTCCCCCTGACCATAACCGGAGCGTGAGCCCCAGATCGGTAAAAGGATACGCAGCCGCTCCTATAAGCAGCCCAATCCCAAGTCCGATAAAAGGCACCGCGTTGGTTGGCAGATTAATATTATTTTTGACCAACTGCACCAAAGCAAGCGTAAATACCGCCAATACCGATGCAAAAGCCAATACATTATTCAGAATATCGGTGTTAATCACTTAAAATCATTCCTTTCTGTTTCGCGTTTATCGCTCAAACGTGTTAATATTTCTATTCTAGGAAAGTATTTCTATTATTCATAATATACAGCTGCGGTTATTCTAGCGGCCACTTGTAATCTCAACGGTTCGGGTAACCGAATCATAACCAACCGAAGCTCCAAGCGCCTCCGCTACAGCACGTACCGGCACATAAGTTACACCATTTTCCAAACGGCCATCGGCTATTTTTGCGCCATTCACTTTTACTATTGTAATTGCATCACTATTCAGATTCTGTTCCTCCTTAGCCCTTCCGTTGATTAGCCTATACGCCGCTTTCACCGCTTGTACTGAAGGCTGTGCTCCCGCTCGCAGCTTGGAAAGCGTCAATCCGAAGCTCATCTGAAAATGGGGGTAGTCCTTCAGGCTGGTCCAGTCCCCGCCCCATTCGAAACCCAGCCGCTTAGCCTGCTGAACCACCTCGAGCCAATCCGTTGTCCGATCCTTGTCTCCGTCGCGCGCCATGTCCCAGGACACGCTTGAGCCATTCGGCAGCAGCAATGCAAAATCAATGGCCAGACCATAATTGTGGTAGCTATAGCCACCCCGGGCATTGGTAACAATCGATCCCGGTTTTGTGCGTCCTTGGGCATAGAGCGCATCCTGCTCTGCAATCGTCCGCAGTCCTTGCGTAATCTGGATCGGAACACCGAATGTGTAGCAGCATTCGATTAACGCAGTAGCTGCTGCGAGCACAACGGGATGCAGACCCGTTAGGCGGGGGGCGGATTTATTTTTGATTTGCATTAGGGTCAGCATGGCTTACTCCTCCCTTCTTCACCTCCTGCAGAACAATGAACAAATCTCGACGTTTTGTGAACACCAGCAGGGTTAGGATGAGCAGGCCGATCGCGGTTCCGGTCTGGGCAACCGCCCAGGCTTCTGTTTTGAGTGAAGCCAGCACGGAGTCTGCCCCGGACACTGCGGTGAAACGAATCCACAAAGCTACTGCCATTTTTACGGTGTAGGCACCCAGAAAGAGAAAGGCTGCCAGCATAAACAGGCTGACCGCCTTTGCCCGCAGGCGTCGGCGAAAATACAAAAAAAGCGCAGCTATCAGCAGCAGCGCACAAATCAAAGATACCGAATATGCAATTAACAGCAACCTATCCATTACGCCCATTGTTGACACCCCGATCATAGATTAGAAATTCGGCAAATCCGTTATTATGGATCTCCTCCTGAATCTCTTTGGATACGTCCTTATATCGAAGGATAGAGAACATTACCCGGGCCGAAGCTTGGGTCAGCTCCCTCTCCTTTTTCCGGTGCAGGGGCGATAATCGTTTGATCCATCTACTCAGCACGTTATCCTCCCCGATCTTCTTCATTTACTACATTCACACCGCTTGATGTGTAATCAACTTTCAGTCTCTGCAGTACTTCAAGCGTGGGTGCCATGAAATCTGAGCGCTCTTTATCCAAAATATTCTGCAGACGGTCCCGGTCTTCTTCAGCCCGCTCAAGCAGCTCACGCGGCACCAGATTCCCTTTGACAATCGAGCGCAAAAGCACCAGAACAATCAAGAGCAGAATTAAGGCCACGATATAAGCCAGCCCATATTTATCAGCCAGGGGAAGAATCTTCTCCAAGTTTGCAATATCGTTGCTGTCCATTGTTTCACCCCTTTCTTGTTGAACTTTAGATTTTCATATTAGGTCTGGTCGTAACTGCGGGGAATGTTTGGACTTCCGGCCGCTGTTGTCCCCAGATTTCTTGACATGAACCGCAATAGCGGTTGAAATCCGGTGACAAAGGCGGTCGCTAACGCTCCTATAGTTCCAAACTTCCCCTCCGCACTTCTACCTTTTTATTCTTTTTTCAAGTTCAGCTTATAAAGATGTACCCCCGGTTTACGGGGGCAAAATAAAAACGCCACAGCGGGCGCCAGCAGTCACCTATTCTTCTTTGGCCAGATACTCAAGTCCGCTGTCAACCAGGATTTCTTTTACGCCAGCTTTCAATGTCGCCGGAACTTCCGTGAACTTGGTCTTCCCTAAGATTACACGCTGTGCAAAAAACATCGTCATTAAAATCACCTTCTTCCCATTTTGACCTTCAACCACATAGAACAGACTGGGTATTACTGATAAACCCTCGTCGCCATCTCTGCAATGATATCTTCAATAAAGTCAGCCCGCTCGGACAGAGCATTGTTTTGCGCCTTCAGCCGTACATTCTCTTTCTGCAGCTGCTCGACTTCCGTCAGCTCTGGCGGCTTGTTGGCTTCGGCTTCCTGGTAGGCTTCCCAAGCGGCTTGCAGCTCTGCTTCTGTGGGCTTGGGTTTGTCCAGGTTCCAGACGGCGATATAGGGTCCACGCTCTACGATATCGTAATCCTCACCCTCAGTGAGTAGGTTGTAGTCGATACCGTAGCGATAATGGACACCCTCTACTGGATTCTCGCCGTCTTCCGGCGGCTTGATCTCGTAGCGGACACGGCCTTTTTCTTCGGCTCCGGGGCGCAGGACGGGTTCTGGTCCGTTGTCTTGTACGATGAAATCCCGCGTTGACTCAGCTTGCGGGTGAAGGTGCATGATTGCTAGTGCTATATTCATTTTGAATCCCTCCTTTATCCGATTCTATCAATATTAAGTGCACATATTGTAGGGTCTGCTAAAGTAGTAATGTCTACCCCTTTTTTTTGCTCTATATATATTTCCAAATAATCCCCCGCATTTAATGGTACAGTTTTACTGCCGCCAAGAAAAATAAAAGCCCCGGGAGAGCCCACTTGATCGAAACAAAGCGTCCTACCCGCCTGACCGTTAACATAATAGTATAAACGGGTTTCAAAGGTTCCGTTAGCATTAAGCAGTAAAGATGCATCAACATGATAGAGTCCGCTTTGTTTTACTGTGAATCTACCGATACCGTCATATTCCTCGCGTTGGTCCTTGTCTTCTTGCCCATAATTAATTTTTGTTCGCACAGAACTTGAAATTGTTTGTGAAGCATTATGCGCGGCTTGAACATAAGATCGAGAAGTAGATGTATTATCTCCCCATGGGTTAACAACACCGTCACCAAAAGAAATTATACCTCCCGTCTGCGTGCTGTTTATGGCTGCTGTAGCGCTCATTGTCCCAACGCTTCCTCCGATTTTTGCTCCTTCAGTCGCTAGATAGCCATAACCGCTGCCACTACCGCTTACACCAACCACAAATACATTTGCTCCACTACGTGCCCATATAGATGTTGTTTTATTGGAATACATCCCTCCACTTATGACAGCCCCACCACCGTATACCATAACTCCGTAATAACTGCCAGCACTTGCAGTCACATTACAGTTTTGCAACCAAGTCCATACATTACTGATCAACTCAATTGCATTGGCAGTCGTTGTAGTAGCCGTGATCCCTGTAATTGTGACTTGAATTGTATTTTCCTGCATCGACAGGCGAGTAACGTTCACGAT
This genomic window contains:
- a CDS encoding M15 family metallopeptidase; translated protein: MLTLMQIKNKSAPRLTGLHPVVLAAATALIECCYTFGVPIQITQGLRTIAEQDALYAQGRTKPGSIVTNARGGYSYHNYGLAIDFALLLPNGSSVSWDMARDGDKDRTTDWLEVVQQAKRLGFEWGGDWTSLKDYPHFQMSFGLTLSKLRAGAQPSVQAVKAAYRLINGRAKEEQNLNSDAITIVKVNGAKIADGRLENGVTYVPVRAVAEALGASVGYDSVTRTVEITSGR
- a CDS encoding holin encodes the protein MNNVLAFASVLAVFTLALVQLVKNNINLPTNAVPFIGLGIGLLIGAAAYPFTDLGLTLRLWSGGLAGLSATGLFELAFNDRPGTTKK
- a CDS encoding XkdW family protein: MNIALAIMHLHPQAESTRDFIVQDNGPEPVLRPGAEEKGRVRYEIKPPEDGENPVEGVHYRYGIDYNLLTEGEDYDIVERGPYIAVWNLDKPKPTEAELQAAWEAYQEAEANKPPELTEVEQLQKENVRLKAQNNALSERADFIEDIIAEMATRVYQ